Proteins found in one Hevea brasiliensis isolate MT/VB/25A 57/8 chromosome 18, ASM3005281v1, whole genome shotgun sequence genomic segment:
- the LOC110646260 gene encoding uncharacterized protein LOC110646260 isoform X1, which yields MAGHEGKTVTSDVKSGNMIFEPILEDGVFRFDCSADDRVAAYPSFSFINTKDRDTPIINHSVPSHIPTFDCVLGKQIVKLELPSGTSFYGTGEVSGPLERTGKRVFTWNTDAYGYGPGTTSLYQSHPWVLAILPNGEAIGVLADTTKYCEIDLRKESIIQFIASASYPVITFGPFASPTAVLKSLSCAIGTVFMPPKWALGYQQCRWSYDSDKRVHEIARTFRKKGIPCDAIWMDIDYMDGFRCFTFDQERFPDPQSLVKDLHDIGFKAIWMLDPGIKCEEGYFVYDGGSKSDVWIQRADGRPFIGKVWPGPCAFPDFTQSKVRSWWASLVKDFISNGVDGIWNDMNEPAIFKTATKTMPENNIHRGDDELGGCQEHSYYHNIYGMLMARSTFEGMKLANENKRPFVLTRAGFIGSQKYAATWTGDNLSNWEHLHMSISMVLQLGLSGQPFSGPDIGGFARNATPKLFGRWMGVGAMFPFCRGHSETGTFDHEPWSFGEECEEVCRLALKRRYRLIPHLYTLFYAAHIMGTPVTTPTFFADTKNPSLRTLESSFLLGPLLVYASTILDQGTDKLQHDLPKGIWLRFDFDDSHPDLPTLYLQGGSIIPLGPPYQHVGEANLSDDLTLIVALDEYGQAKGVLFEDDGDGYEFTKGGFLLTRYVAELQSSIVTVRVSETEGSWKRPKRSLHVQLLLGGGAMVDSWGMDGDVVHIIMPSEHDVSVLVATSEKQYRSHLESSKHIPDVEEVSAPRGGELSKIPIELKSGDWIVKIVPWIGGRIISMDHLPSGTQWLHSRIEIDGYEEYSGSEYRSAGCSEEYKVIERDFEHAGEDESLILEGDIGGGLVLQRQLSIRKDNPKILHIDSSIIAQKVGAGSGGFSRLVCLRVHPTFNLLHPMKTFVSFTSVDGSKHEIRPDSGDRFYEGNLMPNGEWMLVDKYLGIGLVNRFNVNEVYKCFVHWGTGTVNLELWSEDRPLSRQSPLRISHQYEVRGTS from the exons ATGGCTGGTCATGAAGGGAAGACAGTTACTTCTGATGTCAAATCAGGGAATATGATTTTTGAGCCTATCCTAGAGGATGGAGTTTTTCGATTTGATTGTTCTGCAGATGATAGAGTTGCTGCATATCCCAGTTTTTCATTCATCAATACAAAAGATAGGGACACACCAATCATCAATCATTCTGTTCCTTCACATATCCCTACTTTCGATTGTGTTTTAGGAAAGCAGATTGTCAAACTTGAG CTTCCCAGTGGTACCTCCTTCTATGGAACTGGagaagttagtggaccacttgaGCGGACAGGGAAGAGA GTTTTCACATGGAACACAGATGCATATGGCTATGGTCCTGGAACTACATCCTTGTATCAGTCACATCCTTGGGTGCTAGCTATTCTTCCAAATGGAGAGGCAATAGGGGTTCTTGCTGACACCACAAAATATTGTGAG ATTGATTTGAGGAAAGAATCAATTATTCAATTCATTGCTTCAGCCTCATATCCTGTCATTACATTTGGTCCATTTGCTTCACCCACCGCTGTCCTGAAATCTTTATCTTGTGCAATTG gaACTGTTTTTATGCCTCCGAAGTGGGCCTTGGGTTATCAACAATGCCGTTGGAGCTATGATTCTGATAAGAGGGTTCACGAG ATTGCTAGAACATTTAGGAAGAAGGGCATTCCTTGTGATGCCATATGGATGGACATTGACTACATGGATGGTTTTCGCTGTTTCACATTTGACCAG GAACGTTTTCCAGATCCACAATCTTTGGTGAAAGATCTCCATGATATAGGTTTTAAAGCAATTTGGATGCTTGACCCTGGTATCAAATGTGAAGAAGGTTATTTTGTGTATGATGGTGGATCTAAAAGTGATGTTTGGATTCAAAGAGCAGATGGAAGACCATTTATTG GGAAGGTGTGGCCTGGTCCTTGTGCTTTCCCCGACTTCACACAATCAAAGGTTCGTTCTTGGTGGGCTAGCTTAGTTAAAGATTTCATTTCTAATGGTGTTGATGGCATATGGAATGATATGAATGAGCCAGCTATTTTTAAG ACAGCAACAAAGACAATGCCTGAAAACAATATTCATCGAGGAGATGATGAACTTGGAGGTTGTCAAGAGCACTCATACTATCACAAT atatatggcATGCTGATGGCAAGATCAACATTTGAAGGAATGAAATTAGCTAATGAAAATAAGCGTCCCTTTGTTCTTACTAGAGCTGGATTTATTGGCAGTCAAAAGTATGCTGCAACATGGACAGGGGATAACCTTTCAAATTGGGAGCATCTGCACATGTCTATCTCCATGGTACTTCAATTG GGACTCAGTGGTCAACCATTTTCAGGACCTGATATTGGCGGATTTGCACGAAATGCAACTCCCAAGCTTTTTGGAAGGTGGATGGGAGTCGGTGCAATGTTTCCTTTCTGCCGTGGACATTCTGAAACAGGCACTTTTGACCATGAGCCATGGTCTTTTGGAGAAGAG TGTGAAGAAGTTTGCCGTCTGGCTTTGAAGAGACGTTATCGCCTTATACCACACTTATATACTCTGTTTTATGCTGCTCATATAATGGGTACACCAGTGACAACTCCTACTTTCTTTGCTG ATACAAAAAATCCTAGCTTAAGGACCCTTGAAAGTTCCTTCCTGTTGGGTCCACTTTTGGTTTATGCAAG CACGATTCTTGATCAGGGAACAGACAAATTGCAGCATGACCTACCCAAAGGAATCTGGTTGAGATTTGATTTTGATGATTCACATCCG GATTTGCCAACTTTATACTTGCAAGGTGGATCAATAATTCCTTTGGGGCCCCCTTATCAACATGTTGGTGAAGCTAATTTGTCAGATGACTTAACGCTCATTGTAGCTTTAGATGAATATG GGCAAGCTAAAGGTGTATTATTTGAAGATGATGGTGATGGATACGAATTCACGAAGGGTGGATTTCTGCTTACACGTTATGTTGCTGAACTTCAATCTTCAATTGTTACCGTTAGAGTTTCTGAAACAGAAGGGTCTTGGAAGAGGCCCAAAAGAAGTCTGCACGTGCAATTATTGCTTGGTGGAGGTGCAATG GTTGATTCATGGGGCATGGATGGAGATGTTGTGCATATTATAATGCCTTCGGAACATGATGTTTCTGTGTTGGTAGCAACAAGTGAGAAACAATATaggagtcatttag AAAGTTCTAAGCATATCCCAGATGTTGAAGAGGTTTCGGCACCAAGGGGAGGAGAACTTTCTAAAATCCCTATTGAACTAAAAAGTGGTGATTGGATTGTTAAAATAGTTCCCTGGATTGGGGGTAGAATTATTTCCATGGACCACCTTCCATCAG GAACACAATGGCTTCATAGCAGGATTGAGATTGATGGATATGaagaatatagtggctctgagtaCCGGTCAGCAGGATGCTCTGAGGAATATAAGGTCATCGA GCGGGATTTTGAGCATGCAGGAGAGGATGAATCTCTAATATTAGAAGGTGATATTGGTGGGGGATTGGTTCTTCAACGGCAGTTATCAATTCGAAAAGATAATCCAAAAATTCTTCACATTGACTCTAGCATTATAGCCCAGAAAGTAGGAGCTGGTTCTGGTGGATTTTCCAG GTTGGTTTGCTTGAGAGTGCATCCGACCTTTAACCTCTTACATCCCATGAAAACTTTTGTCTCATTCACTTCTGTTGATGGATCAAAGCATGAAATTCGACCTGATTCTGGGGATCGATTTTATGAAGGGAATCTTATGCCAAATG GAGAATGGATGCTTGTTGATAAATATCTTGGTATTGGATTGGTCAATCGATTTAACGTCAACGAGGTCTATAAGTGTTTCGTCCACTGGGGAACTGGAACAGTTAATCTAGAGCTGTGGTCCGAAGACAGGCCTCTATCAAGGCAATCTCCTCTCAGAATTTCCCACCAATATGAAGTTAGAGGAACCTCTTAG
- the LOC110646260 gene encoding uncharacterized protein LOC110646260 isoform X5, with product MAGHEGKTVTSDVKSGNMIFEPILEDGVFRFDCSADDRVAAYPSFSFINTKDRDTPIINHSVPSHIPTFDCVLGKQIVKLELPSGTSFYGTGEVSGPLERTGKRVFTWNTDAYGYGPGTTSLYQSHPWVLAILPNGEAIGVLADTTKYCEIDLRKESIIQFIASASYPVITFGPFASPTAVLKSLSCAIGTVFMPPKWALGYQQCRWSYDSDKRVHEIARTFRKKGIPCDAIWMDIDYMDGFRCFTFDQERFPDPQSLVKDLHDIGFKAIWMLDPGIKCEEGYFVYDGGSKSDVWIQRADGRPFIGKVWPGPCAFPDFTQSKVRSWWASLVKDFISNGVDGIWNDMNEPAIFKTATKTMPENNIHRGDDELGGCQEHSYYHNIYGMLMARSTFEGMKLANENKRPFVLTRAGFIGSQKYAATWTGDNLSNWEHLHMSISMVLQLGLSGQPFSGPDIGGFARNATPKLFGRWMGVGAMFPFCRGHSETGTFDHEPWSFGEECEEVCRLALKRRYRLIPHLYTLFYAAHIMGTPVTTPTFFADTKNPSLRTLESSFLLGPLLVYASTILDQGTDKLQHDLPKGIWLRFDFDDSHPDLPTLYLQGGSIIPLGPPYQHVGEANLSDDLTLIVALDEYGQAKGVLFEDDGDGYEFTKGGFLLTRYVAELQSSIVTVRVSETEGSWKRPKRSLHVQLLLGGGAMVDSWGMDGDVVHIIMPSEHDVSVLVATSEKQYRSHLESSKHIPDVEEVSAPRGGELSKIPIELKSGDWIVKIVPWIGGRIISMDHLPSGTQWLHSRIEIDGYEEYSGSEYRSAGCSEEYKVIELVCLRVHPTFNLLHPMKTFVSFTSVDGSKHEIRPDSGDRFYEGNLMPNGEWMLVDKYLGIGLVNRFNVNEVYKCFVHWGTGTVNLELWSEDRPLSRQSPLRISHQYEVRGTS from the exons ATGGCTGGTCATGAAGGGAAGACAGTTACTTCTGATGTCAAATCAGGGAATATGATTTTTGAGCCTATCCTAGAGGATGGAGTTTTTCGATTTGATTGTTCTGCAGATGATAGAGTTGCTGCATATCCCAGTTTTTCATTCATCAATACAAAAGATAGGGACACACCAATCATCAATCATTCTGTTCCTTCACATATCCCTACTTTCGATTGTGTTTTAGGAAAGCAGATTGTCAAACTTGAG CTTCCCAGTGGTACCTCCTTCTATGGAACTGGagaagttagtggaccacttgaGCGGACAGGGAAGAGA GTTTTCACATGGAACACAGATGCATATGGCTATGGTCCTGGAACTACATCCTTGTATCAGTCACATCCTTGGGTGCTAGCTATTCTTCCAAATGGAGAGGCAATAGGGGTTCTTGCTGACACCACAAAATATTGTGAG ATTGATTTGAGGAAAGAATCAATTATTCAATTCATTGCTTCAGCCTCATATCCTGTCATTACATTTGGTCCATTTGCTTCACCCACCGCTGTCCTGAAATCTTTATCTTGTGCAATTG gaACTGTTTTTATGCCTCCGAAGTGGGCCTTGGGTTATCAACAATGCCGTTGGAGCTATGATTCTGATAAGAGGGTTCACGAG ATTGCTAGAACATTTAGGAAGAAGGGCATTCCTTGTGATGCCATATGGATGGACATTGACTACATGGATGGTTTTCGCTGTTTCACATTTGACCAG GAACGTTTTCCAGATCCACAATCTTTGGTGAAAGATCTCCATGATATAGGTTTTAAAGCAATTTGGATGCTTGACCCTGGTATCAAATGTGAAGAAGGTTATTTTGTGTATGATGGTGGATCTAAAAGTGATGTTTGGATTCAAAGAGCAGATGGAAGACCATTTATTG GGAAGGTGTGGCCTGGTCCTTGTGCTTTCCCCGACTTCACACAATCAAAGGTTCGTTCTTGGTGGGCTAGCTTAGTTAAAGATTTCATTTCTAATGGTGTTGATGGCATATGGAATGATATGAATGAGCCAGCTATTTTTAAG ACAGCAACAAAGACAATGCCTGAAAACAATATTCATCGAGGAGATGATGAACTTGGAGGTTGTCAAGAGCACTCATACTATCACAAT atatatggcATGCTGATGGCAAGATCAACATTTGAAGGAATGAAATTAGCTAATGAAAATAAGCGTCCCTTTGTTCTTACTAGAGCTGGATTTATTGGCAGTCAAAAGTATGCTGCAACATGGACAGGGGATAACCTTTCAAATTGGGAGCATCTGCACATGTCTATCTCCATGGTACTTCAATTG GGACTCAGTGGTCAACCATTTTCAGGACCTGATATTGGCGGATTTGCACGAAATGCAACTCCCAAGCTTTTTGGAAGGTGGATGGGAGTCGGTGCAATGTTTCCTTTCTGCCGTGGACATTCTGAAACAGGCACTTTTGACCATGAGCCATGGTCTTTTGGAGAAGAG TGTGAAGAAGTTTGCCGTCTGGCTTTGAAGAGACGTTATCGCCTTATACCACACTTATATACTCTGTTTTATGCTGCTCATATAATGGGTACACCAGTGACAACTCCTACTTTCTTTGCTG ATACAAAAAATCCTAGCTTAAGGACCCTTGAAAGTTCCTTCCTGTTGGGTCCACTTTTGGTTTATGCAAG CACGATTCTTGATCAGGGAACAGACAAATTGCAGCATGACCTACCCAAAGGAATCTGGTTGAGATTTGATTTTGATGATTCACATCCG GATTTGCCAACTTTATACTTGCAAGGTGGATCAATAATTCCTTTGGGGCCCCCTTATCAACATGTTGGTGAAGCTAATTTGTCAGATGACTTAACGCTCATTGTAGCTTTAGATGAATATG GGCAAGCTAAAGGTGTATTATTTGAAGATGATGGTGATGGATACGAATTCACGAAGGGTGGATTTCTGCTTACACGTTATGTTGCTGAACTTCAATCTTCAATTGTTACCGTTAGAGTTTCTGAAACAGAAGGGTCTTGGAAGAGGCCCAAAAGAAGTCTGCACGTGCAATTATTGCTTGGTGGAGGTGCAATG GTTGATTCATGGGGCATGGATGGAGATGTTGTGCATATTATAATGCCTTCGGAACATGATGTTTCTGTGTTGGTAGCAACAAGTGAGAAACAATATaggagtcatttag AAAGTTCTAAGCATATCCCAGATGTTGAAGAGGTTTCGGCACCAAGGGGAGGAGAACTTTCTAAAATCCCTATTGAACTAAAAAGTGGTGATTGGATTGTTAAAATAGTTCCCTGGATTGGGGGTAGAATTATTTCCATGGACCACCTTCCATCAG GAACACAATGGCTTCATAGCAGGATTGAGATTGATGGATATGaagaatatagtggctctgagtaCCGGTCAGCAGGATGCTCTGAGGAATATAAGGTCATCGA GTTGGTTTGCTTGAGAGTGCATCCGACCTTTAACCTCTTACATCCCATGAAAACTTTTGTCTCATTCACTTCTGTTGATGGATCAAAGCATGAAATTCGACCTGATTCTGGGGATCGATTTTATGAAGGGAATCTTATGCCAAATG GAGAATGGATGCTTGTTGATAAATATCTTGGTATTGGATTGGTCAATCGATTTAACGTCAACGAGGTCTATAAGTGTTTCGTCCACTGGGGAACTGGAACAGTTAATCTAGAGCTGTGGTCCGAAGACAGGCCTCTATCAAGGCAATCTCCTCTCAGAATTTCCCACCAATATGAAGTTAGAGGAACCTCTTAG